The Paenibacillus macerans genome includes a window with the following:
- a CDS encoding tyrosine-type recombinase/integrase has protein sequence MNKYTDTLELYERELNLFLVYMKDREYSKETQNGYLHDVKHFLAGLNGKAVADVTDIDILQHLTRVRESGAGPRYRNRCQSAIRLFYKVLVRFRVCSHNPAMDIEKAKIEKNRQPVFLQKQFLDACLQLVKGRYIVRDVAIIALMAYAGLRVSEIVRLNITDFDRFGSKMSVLGKGEKWRYIPLPEELRYLLQMSLDQRIKPRNKKDEPAFFISQFGRRISKRMVQTIADKTFEALAEKYPQFKGVPLSAHKLRHSFATDLLRNGADLRAVQELLGHENISTTQIYTHVLDEAKERAMNKVRPAIPFIKNLEET, from the coding sequence ATGAATAAGTATACAGATACTTTGGAGCTATATGAGCGTGAATTGAACCTTTTTTTGGTATATATGAAGGATCGTGAATATTCAAAGGAAACCCAGAACGGCTACCTCCACGACGTCAAACACTTTCTCGCGGGATTGAACGGTAAAGCGGTTGCCGATGTAACCGACATTGACATATTGCAGCATCTCACGCGGGTTCGCGAATCCGGCGCCGGCCCCCGCTATCGAAACCGCTGCCAGTCCGCGATCCGTTTGTTCTATAAAGTTCTGGTCCGGTTTAGGGTGTGCAGCCACAACCCGGCGATGGATATTGAAAAAGCGAAGATCGAGAAAAACCGGCAACCGGTATTTCTTCAAAAGCAATTCCTGGATGCGTGCCTCCAGCTTGTAAAGGGAAGGTATATCGTGCGCGACGTTGCCATTATCGCGTTGATGGCTTACGCCGGGTTGCGGGTAAGCGAGATCGTCCGGCTGAACATTACTGATTTTGATCGCTTCGGATCCAAAATGTCGGTGCTTGGCAAAGGGGAAAAATGGAGGTATATCCCGCTTCCGGAGGAATTGCGGTATCTTTTGCAGATGTCGCTGGACCAACGAATTAAGCCGCGGAACAAAAAAGACGAACCCGCGTTTTTCATTTCGCAATTCGGCCGCCGCATCAGTAAACGTATGGTTCAAACCATCGCCGATAAGACGTTCGAAGCTCTGGCCGAGAAATATCCTCAATTTAAGGGTGTCCCCCTATCGGCTCATAAACTGCGCCATTCTTTTGCTACGGATCTGCTGCGAAACGGCGCTGATTTGCGCGCTGTCCAGGAGCTGCTTGGCCACGAGAACATTTCTACCACGCAAATCTATACGCACGTATTGGATGAAGCCAAGGAACGCGCCATGAATAAGGTGCGGCCGGCCATCCCTTTTATAAAAAACTTAGAGGAGACATAA
- a CDS encoding LysR substrate-binding domain-containing protein — translation MKNLEHEKFISLTTSHPLRRTTDRFFAQLPYEPYIIFESDDPATVRGLIQTGIGGSFIPSILWSKVVTVDIKLLHISEPRCRRTIYLSWPAGERLTDTENSFFEFILQFFREIGIRLAKKCGSLGPEKSGTAAILLNL, via the coding sequence CTGAAAAACCTGGAGCATGAGAAGTTCATCAGCCTGACGACAAGCCATCCGCTGCGAAGAACGACCGACCGCTTCTTCGCGCAGCTGCCGTACGAACCGTACATTATCTTTGAAAGCGATGATCCCGCTACGGTCAGAGGGTTGATCCAGACCGGCATCGGCGGCTCCTTCATCCCATCCATTCTATGGAGCAAGGTTGTTACCGTAGATATCAAGCTGCTTCACATTAGCGAACCCCGGTGCAGGCGCACCATCTATTTGTCCTGGCCCGCCGGAGAGCGGCTGACCGACACGGAAAACTCGTTTTTCGAGTTCATCCTTCAGTTCTTCCGGGAGATCGGCATCAGACTGGCAAAAAAATGCGGCAGCCTCGGACCAGAAAAGTCCGGGACTGCCGCTATATTATTAAACTTATAG
- a CDS encoding DinB family protein: MRSTAEALQAFEATVERYLSELENLDMEQLLKKTDEEEWSIGQMYMHLIQSAQFMHLSHIDQCLAESEATLVHTGEKTEQGRAVFELGSFPPVRIRVPASPQYTPQQPGSKQQLSEGLRGVLERMKRTEPALLQAPERNKMPHPRLGPLNAKEWFLLIEMHYRHHLLQLDRLKRELNLQA, encoded by the coding sequence ATGAGAAGTACGGCTGAGGCACTGCAGGCGTTTGAAGCAACGGTGGAACGGTATTTGAGCGAACTGGAAAACCTCGATATGGAGCAGCTGCTGAAAAAAACGGATGAGGAGGAATGGTCCATCGGGCAAATGTACATGCATTTGATTCAATCGGCGCAATTTATGCATTTGAGCCATATCGACCAATGTTTGGCCGAAAGCGAAGCAACCTTGGTCCATACGGGGGAAAAAACGGAGCAGGGCCGGGCGGTATTCGAACTGGGGAGCTTTCCGCCCGTTCGGATTCGGGTCCCGGCTTCGCCGCAATACACGCCGCAGCAGCCGGGGAGCAAGCAGCAGCTGTCGGAAGGGCTGCGTGGTGTATTGGAGCGGATGAAACGCACCGAACCCGCTTTGCTTCAGGCGCCCGAACGCAACAAGATGCCGCATCCCAGACTCGGCCCGTTAAACGCCAAAGAGTGGTTTTTGCTGATCGAGATGCATTACCGGCATCATCTGCTGCAACTGGACCGTTTAAAGCGGGAGTTGAATTTGCAAGCATAG
- a CDS encoding helix-turn-helix transcriptional regulator: MNKTERQLAITLELQRSKVLRAEDLAAHFETSVRTIYRDIQALSEAGVPIVGAPGQGYSLMEGYFLPPVGFTAEEAVALLMGTDFIEQRLDSDYNRVAKAARRKIEAILPEPVRGESARVRETMRLLRAGEPVTGRKEKDYLGQVRRAILERRKISFRYLKKIPEAGGGRESKREAAPYGLTLVQGNWVLVARCELRQDIRHFRLSRMTELAVLEERFSMPPGFNLSRYRPPNDRNLQVLVRVNPEIADKIAETVNFYVEETEEREDGLRVTFRVRQLEELLPYVLGWGGDVEVLEPDSLRRRIREEAEKILRRY, encoded by the coding sequence ATGAACAAAACCGAACGGCAGCTCGCCATTACGCTTGAACTGCAGCGAAGCAAGGTGCTGAGAGCGGAGGATTTGGCGGCTCATTTCGAGACAAGCGTGCGGACGATATACCGCGACATTCAAGCCTTGAGCGAAGCGGGGGTTCCGATTGTCGGAGCTCCCGGGCAGGGTTATTCCTTAATGGAAGGATACTTTTTGCCGCCGGTGGGATTTACCGCGGAAGAGGCCGTGGCCTTGCTTATGGGGACGGATTTTATAGAGCAGAGGCTGGATAGCGATTACAACAGGGTGGCCAAGGCGGCCAGGCGCAAAATCGAAGCGATTCTCCCGGAGCCGGTACGCGGCGAGTCGGCGCGCGTACGGGAGACGATGCGACTCCTTCGTGCTGGCGAACCGGTAACCGGGCGGAAGGAGAAAGACTATCTCGGCCAAGTACGACGGGCGATTTTGGAGCGGCGTAAAATTAGCTTTAGGTATCTGAAAAAAATCCCGGAAGCGGGCGGGGGCAGGGAGAGCAAGCGGGAGGCCGCGCCATACGGGCTGACGCTCGTACAGGGGAATTGGGTTTTGGTCGCACGCTGCGAGCTGCGGCAGGATATCCGCCATTTCCGCTTGTCGCGGATGACGGAGCTTGCCGTATTGGAAGAACGCTTTTCCATGCCGCCCGGCTTTAATCTAAGCCGTTACCGCCCGCCGAATGACCGTAACCTGCAGGTGCTGGTTCGGGTGAACCCCGAAATCGCCGACAAAATCGCCGAAACCGTTAATTTTTATGTAGAAGAGACTGAAGAGCGGGAGGACGGACTACGGGTCACCTTTCGCGTCCGGCAGTTGGAGGAGCTGCTGCCATATGTGCTCGGATGGGGCGGGGATGTCGAGGTGCTGGAACCGGACTCCCTCCGCCGCCGGATTCGGGAAGAGGCCGAAAAAATTTTAAGACGCTACTGA
- a CDS encoding MFS transporter yields the protein MHNVQAAKVFYLMNFISSLANSTIFTTYSIYYVTQLGLNPFELVLIGTVLELTVLIFEGITGVVADTYSRRLSVFIGMFILGAGFTFEGSIIWFQGLGLAIPLVVWVMLAQVVFGIGHTFISGADSAWIVDEAGESAAGSIFIRAKRVALTASLLGIGVSVGLSVLAPNLPYIAGGLMYAVLGLLLIRKMKETGFVRPPRSERVSHFREMTRTWQSGAKVVARSPLLMIIVFVTLFSGAASEGYDRLWEIHLIQEIGFPDWTLQVAVWFGLISAASTILGMLAVGFTEKKLNMSSERTVTAALFILTFIRVAGVFSLFLATDFVWALASVLAVSVVVTVSEPIYATWLNMNLRSDTRATVLSMVSQSDALGQTAGGPAVGWIGNRFSIRASLLTAAILLLPILGVFGRMLRKR from the coding sequence TTGCATAACGTTCAAGCGGCAAAAGTATTTTATTTGATGAATTTTATTTCTTCGCTGGCAAACAGCACTATATTTACGACCTACAGCATCTATTACGTCACACAGCTGGGCTTGAATCCCTTTGAGCTTGTTCTGATCGGAACCGTATTGGAATTAACGGTGCTGATTTTTGAGGGGATTACCGGCGTCGTTGCCGATACATACAGCCGCAGACTGTCGGTCTTTATCGGGATGTTCATTTTGGGCGCGGGGTTTACGTTTGAGGGCAGCATCATTTGGTTTCAGGGGCTCGGCCTGGCGATCCCGCTCGTCGTTTGGGTGATGCTGGCCCAGGTGGTGTTCGGTATCGGTCATACCTTTATCAGCGGGGCGGACAGCGCCTGGATTGTTGATGAGGCGGGGGAATCCGCCGCCGGGTCCATTTTTATTCGCGCCAAACGTGTGGCTCTGACAGCATCTTTGCTGGGAATTGGCGTGAGCGTGGGTCTTTCCGTGCTGGCGCCGAATCTGCCGTATATAGCGGGAGGCCTGATGTACGCTGTGCTCGGCCTGCTCCTGATCCGCAAGATGAAGGAAACGGGCTTTGTCCGCCCGCCGCGCAGCGAAAGAGTCTCTCATTTTCGAGAGATGACCCGAACCTGGCAAAGCGGGGCAAAGGTGGTCGCACGCAGTCCGCTATTGATGATCATCGTGTTCGTCACGTTGTTTAGCGGCGCGGCCTCGGAAGGTTATGACCGGCTATGGGAGATTCATCTGATCCAGGAAATCGGCTTTCCGGACTGGACGTTGCAGGTGGCTGTTTGGTTTGGCCTGATCAGTGCGGCCTCCACGATTTTGGGAATGCTAGCGGTAGGCTTCACCGAGAAAAAGCTGAACATGAGCAGCGAGCGGACCGTGACCGCGGCCTTATTTATACTGACTTTCATTCGCGTTGCCGGCGTCTTCTCGCTTTTTCTGGCGACGGATTTCGTTTGGGCGCTGGCATCCGTGCTGGCCGTAAGTGTAGTCGTTACCGTGAGCGAGCCGATCTATGCGACATGGCTGAACATGAACCTGCGCAGCGATACCCGGGCCACGGTGTTGTCGATGGTCAGCCAGTCGGACGCGCTTGGCCAAACCGCGGGAGGGCCGGCCGTGGGCTGGATCGGAAACCGGTTCTCTATCCGAGCCTCCTTGTTAACAGCAGCAATATTGCTGCTTCCGATTTTGGGCGTGTTCGGCCGGATGCTGCGCAAGCGATAA
- a CDS encoding DUF6254 family protein, whose translation MAHQKRRKEAAWKSRKQEQHPHGKIKSLKELSSE comes from the coding sequence ATGGCTCACCAGAAGAGAAGGAAAGAAGCGGCCTGGAAGTCACGCAAGCAAGAACAGCATCCCCATGGTAAAATCAAATCGCTCAAGGAATTGTCCAGCGAATAG
- a CDS encoding glycosyl hydrolase family 18 protein produces the protein MKQAKIFGKSGIWLLVAALIVPLFSLAAFSEERVAAASAANGDKIIVGYWHNFDNGSSNIRLRDVPSSYDVIQVAFAEPSGGAASGDMAFQPYNASIGEFQADVRELQSQGKKVLISIGGANGAVELSTDQAKQKFVSTMKSIIDTYGFDGLDIDLEGSSLSLNPGDTDFRNPTTPKIVNLISAVREIANSYGSGFVLTMAPETAYVQGGYAAYGGPWGAYLPVIYALRDSLDYLHVQHYNSGSMTGLDGKSYAQGTADFQVAMAEMLLQGFDVGGNANNHFPALRQDQVLIGLPATQSAANGGYTAPAEVHKALDYLVKGQSFGGSYTLRNPEGYPGFKGLMTWSINWDKAANYAFSGSHRAYLDSLGGGGNPDPDPEPDTTPPTAPGKLRVTGATPTSISLAWDASTDNVGVAGYTVTYDAGSVNATGTAATVSGLSPNTTYTFSVTAKDAAGNISASASVQGATTAEDDPGEGQPWQPWVAYRINDLVSYNGSIYACIQAYTSLPGWEPANVPALWQLQ, from the coding sequence TTGAAACAGGCCAAAATATTCGGCAAATCGGGCATTTGGCTGCTCGTTGCCGCACTTATCGTTCCGTTGTTTTCACTCGCCGCATTCAGCGAGGAGAGGGTGGCGGCGGCCTCGGCCGCAAACGGCGATAAAATCATCGTCGGCTACTGGCACAACTTTGACAACGGGTCCAGCAACATCCGGCTGCGCGATGTCCCTTCGAGCTATGATGTCATCCAGGTTGCGTTTGCGGAGCCTTCAGGCGGTGCGGCGAGCGGAGATATGGCATTCCAGCCTTATAACGCCTCGATCGGCGAATTCCAAGCCGACGTACGGGAGCTGCAAAGCCAGGGCAAAAAGGTGCTGATCTCCATCGGAGGAGCCAACGGAGCCGTGGAATTGTCCACCGACCAGGCCAAACAGAAATTTGTCAGCACCATGAAAAGCATTATCGATACGTACGGCTTTGACGGCCTGGATATCGATTTGGAAGGAAGCTCGTTGTCCTTGAATCCGGGCGACACGGATTTTCGCAACCCGACGACGCCTAAAATCGTCAACCTGATCTCCGCCGTGCGGGAGATCGCGAACAGCTACGGTTCCGGCTTCGTCTTGACCATGGCGCCGGAAACAGCGTACGTGCAAGGCGGATACGCCGCTTACGGCGGTCCGTGGGGCGCGTACCTTCCGGTCATTTACGCTTTGCGCGATTCGCTGGACTATCTGCACGTGCAGCATTACAACTCCGGATCGATGACCGGTTTGGACGGGAAATCCTATGCCCAGGGAACGGCGGATTTCCAGGTGGCTATGGCCGAGATGCTGCTGCAGGGATTTGACGTTGGCGGCAATGCAAACAACCATTTTCCCGCCCTGCGCCAGGATCAAGTGCTCATCGGGCTTCCGGCCACACAGTCCGCGGCAAATGGCGGATATACGGCGCCGGCCGAAGTGCACAAAGCGTTGGATTATCTCGTTAAGGGGCAATCATTTGGCGGAAGTTACACGCTGCGCAATCCCGAAGGATATCCCGGCTTCAAAGGGCTGATGACCTGGTCGATCAACTGGGATAAAGCGGCCAACTACGCCTTCTCCGGCAGTCACCGGGCCTATCTGGACAGCTTGGGCGGCGGAGGCAATCCCGATCCCGATCCGGAACCGGATACCACACCGCCAACCGCTCCCGGTAAACTGCGCGTAACGGGAGCCACGCCGACAAGCATCAGTCTCGCCTGGGATGCTTCCACGGACAACGTGGGCGTTGCCGGCTACACGGTAACGTATGATGCCGGAAGCGTAAACGCAACCGGAACCGCGGCAACCGTTAGCGGCCTGTCTCCGAATACGACTTACACCTTTTCGGTAACCGCTAAAGACGCCGCCGGCAATATTTCCGCGTCCGCTTCCGTTCAGGGAGCGACGACGGCGGAGGATGATCCGGGCGAAGGTCAGCCTTGGCAGCCATGGGTTGCCTACCGTATAAATGACCTGGTGTCCTATAACGGCAGCATTTACGCGTGCATTCAGGCGTACACCTCGCTCCCGGGCTGGGAGCCGGCAAACGTGCCTGCATTGTGGCAATTGCAGTAA
- a CDS encoding SOS response-associated peptidase: MCQRFSMAAELAEVQEHFQIERVMYYYKNRYNISPTQHTPVVLQQNGERILDEFRWGFVPYWGKDAINADLRNVQRNPTYRRMVNKQRCIIPCNGFYYWKNEGKKSYAVRVVMKNRAMFGVAGLYEIWRDARGEPLRTCTLVMTEANPLIGEFESRMPAILSPENMTRWLDEGTNDLDALDPILRPHSAEEMHAYAVAPLIDNDKHDTAECIREMDLERAWIKR; this comes from the coding sequence ATGTGTCAACGTTTTTCCATGGCGGCCGAGCTGGCGGAGGTTCAGGAGCATTTTCAGATCGAGCGGGTGATGTACTACTATAAAAACCGCTATAACATTAGCCCCACGCAGCATACGCCGGTCGTGCTGCAGCAGAACGGGGAGCGGATTTTGGACGAGTTCCGTTGGGGATTCGTGCCCTACTGGGGAAAGGATGCGATCAACGCGGATCTCCGGAATGTGCAGCGGAATCCGACTTACCGCAGAATGGTGAACAAGCAGCGGTGCATCATCCCGTGCAACGGATTTTACTATTGGAAAAATGAAGGCAAGAAGTCATACGCGGTGCGGGTCGTCATGAAAAACCGCGCCATGTTCGGGGTGGCCGGTTTATACGAAATCTGGCGGGATGCGCGCGGGGAACCGCTTCGCACCTGCACTCTGGTTATGACCGAAGCCAACCCGTTGATCGGAGAATTTGAGAGCCGGATGCCGGCGATTCTCTCTCCGGAGAACATGACCCGGTGGCTGGATGAGGGGACGAACGATTTGGATGCGTTAGATCCGATTCTGCGGCCCCATTCGGCCGAAGAGATGCATGCGTACGCGGTGGCGCCGCTGATTGACAACGACAAACACGACACGGCCGAATGCATTCGCGAGATGGATCTGGAGCGGGCGTGGATAAAACGCTGA